Within Capra hircus breed San Clemente chromosome 7, ASM170441v1, whole genome shotgun sequence, the genomic segment cccctgcattgggagcacagtcttaactactgggccaccagggaagccccactttgctttttttcatctTAAAGGCACTTAATGCAATTCGTGTCCGTGTATCATGTCTTACTCGCTGGAAAGTGAGCTGCTTAGGCTCTAGGACTGTGGGTCTCACCTGTGGATAATCCTGCCCCCAAGGGACACTGAGAGATATCTTGGGACATTTGTGGCTGTCATGACCAGGGTGAGCTCCTGGTGTCgagtggggggggggcagggagtCTGCTCCATACCTCACAGCACCCACAATGACCTCCCCGGGGGATGAACTGGCCCCAGGTCAGCAGTTCTGAGGGAACCCTGGTGTAGGTCAAAATGTATCTCAAACGTGTCCCctgaccagcatcatctgggagcttggagaaaatgcaaaatctccaaccccacccccaaccaggaCTGCTACTCACATCCTATTAGGCTCAGGACGGGTGAATGTCCCCAGTGCCTAGCAGGAGGTTGGTggcaggggtagggggtgggagtggggggggtGCAGGGATCATTTTCTATGGGCAGTCTGTCCACCCGAGTGGCAGGACCAGAACTAGCTCAGAGGGAGGCGCAGCCGGTCCCTTGAGGGAGAGAGTGTGTGAACCATGATGGCCATTTCCTTTGCGTTAAACACAGCACATCAGCTGTGCCTGTAGGCACTGGGTCGGGGTCTGAAAGGCCCAACTGCCCACCCTGTTCTCTCCAGCCAGGCTGGGCACACAGCAAGCACTTGGGCCCTTGGCCAGAACCCTGCTGTCTGGCCAGTCAGCTGTTTTTGCCCTGGGAACTGTAGAGGTCTGGGGGGTGACAGGAGCGGGCGGGGGGAGGGTCTCCCTTCTGCAGCCCAATCTGGCCTCAGCAATGTGACAGAGTTTTAGGGCCTTCTCAGAACCACCCCCACGCCCTGCAGCAACCCTCCTTGGCCTCTTCCTGGCCTGCGGGAGGCTCTTGGAAGGTCAGGTGGGAAGGTCACTGGCTCTGTCACAAAGCTGACGGACAGCTGCTCATGGTGAACGCGGGCAAGGACAGGTGGGCTGCAACagccctctcctcccagcagagctgAGGGTCCAGGGCTGGTGGTCACGGCAGGCCTGGAGGCACAGCGCGCAGGGACGCACCAACCGTCCGATGCCTGATTTTCAGGCCCAAAACACAGAAGGGCTGGGAACCAGGCTCCTTCTCCCAGCCCCATGCTAATGAATTCCCCACCAGAAATGTAAACAGcagacaacagaggctgagacacACTGTTATTATGGTTGATTCAATCTGCAAAGCCTGGGTGCCGCCTcctaattttctccttttttgtctcaGGATCAGGAAGGGGAACCCAGTCGACTTCATCCAGCTATTGCCTGCACTGGAGCCCCGACTCCCCTCCTCTCCAGGCAGACTGTGGAGGGCAGCGGGGCCGAGGGAGGTTGATGCTCCAAGGACCGAAGCCAGGTTCTGGGTCAACTCTACTGTCTGCAGAGCTCTAAACAGTGCCTCTGCCCTTGCCCTAGTGTCCCCATAATCATACCACCAGGAGCCTGCCTGGTCAGGGCCAAGTGGCTAGGGGTGGCCTTGACCCAACTGGGCACATCCAGATAAAGGCGGCACCTGGTATTTTGTGCTGAAagctttgtgttttatttatttatttttcaaacagaaaGGCATTTATGCTATCTGGGATTGCTCGCGTCCAAGTGAAGGTGGTTGTGCCTGGTCGCCATGCAATACCTTAAACAGATCATCAGCAGGtgtctgcccccttctcctctgtgaGACACATACACAGAGCTCAGAGTGACACTTCCTCAAAGGTGCAAAGTTAAATAAAGATGGATGAAGGCTTGTGGCCAATGTGCAGCTCTGTGTCAGGGCTGGTCCGGGGTCCCAGGAGGTGGGTTTCCAACCCACAGGCTTCTTCAGCCAAAGCTCCTGTCACCACGCGGCACTCTCATATCAGAGCCCATGGCAAGGTGGAGCCACTGAGCTGTCCTCAGAAGACCCTGGTCTAGACCGGACACAACCAACTTGGGCCAGGGGCCCTCAGGAGTGAGGTCAGCACCCCCAGGCCCCTCTTGGATGAGATGACCACTTCTCACCTCAACTTTCAGCTTTGACCCTCACCCCAAGTGGGGAGAGCTgatcacaactgagtgacaccATCATCTCAGTGATAAGCAGACCCTGCGGCTGACCCTGGCTCCTCCTACAGCAGACAGGAAGGGTAGCcttgggggaggctggtggatgAGACAGCTTGTGTCCTCTCCTAAACCACACAGCACCCCTCCCCAATATTGGGGGTTCCAGCATCCCCAGGGGCCTGGAAGTAATTCTCCTGGGGCTGGTAGGACCCTGGAGGGAGGCCAGAGCCCAACAGACAGAGGCTGGGGATCCAAGGACGCCAGGGACTGGGATGGCAGTGTCCAAGGCATGAGTGGGGTCCACTGGGGTTCCCCCTCTTTGCTGGTGCTGCAGTACCCTTCCTGGTCCATAAACTGGCTCAGAGTGAGGGGGAACAATGGGGCCTTGAGGGCTCCAGTGGGGAGATGGAAGGGGAAATGTGGGGACTGAGGGGTGGACAGGCCTGTGGTGTCCACAGGACATCCCAGGAAGTTGATGGCAGGCAGGAGGGTGGGGACCCTGCGGTGTGTGCGCTTAGGTGATGGGGAGGTGTATGGAGTGGGGACTCCTAGAGCAGACCCCATGGGAGGCTCCTATCTGATTTGGGGAGAGGAGCCCCTGAGGGACCCCACCCCATTGCATGGGCCACACCCCTCCATCTGAAGACAGGCCCAGGAATCTAGCAGATCACTGGGTACTGCCCACTGAGGGCAGAGTGAAGCGGGAGCAGGCAGTCACCAGCAACGCTGGGTTTAGGACAAGGTGCAGGTGATGCTCCTACCCCCACAGGGGCCACTTGCCTGGCATGGGTACAGCGTCAGGCCAGGTGAGGTTCAGATATGGATCCTGGTAAAAGCCAGATCGATGTTCCTAGAAACAGGCCCAATACTTCCATCAGCAGTGGTGGGGGTGCCTGGACATACACCCTTGTTCCCTGAGACTGGCAGGGAAACTAACGGAGCTTGTGCATTCCCATGCTTCTGGAGCCTGGCTAGCAGCAGTAGGCCAGGACCTGGAGTGCCCGCTCGAACAGCAGTTAGATGCTCCAGGTACACTCTGGGGCCAGAGTACCTGTTGAGCCCAGGCCCATAGGGCATAGGGGCCTGTCCTTGCCAGGAAGCTCAAACAACCCCACTGCCACAGCAGGTCTTGCTGGCGTGGGTCTGGGCAGTGACACTGACTGAGACAGGACTAGAGATTCTAGGAAGGGGCCTGGGCCCCTGGCTGAATGGAAGAAGGAGGTGGCAGGAAGGGTATATGTAATGGGGTCAGGGCTAGGGGAGCCAAGCCCGTGCCAGAGACGCAGCGAAGTCCCCAGAAAGAGCCCTCAGCGTTGGCTCATCCCTGGGGGCGCCTGCTGGTTGCCCCGACAACACTAACACAGCTCGTCCCTACGGAGGGGAGGGTGTACGCCAGCCCCACAGGGCTGTTAGTCCCCTGCGCTCCTGAAGCTGAGCTTCATTTGTACCTGGTGAGGGGAGTTGAGTCACGCAGCCCCTGACCCTGGCCTGCCGGGAGTCCCTGGGCACCTGGGGCTGAGAACCAAGGACTGAGGCCCCTGGAATCTGCCCATATGTCTCTCTGGGTCAGAACCAAAGAGCTcagccccaggccctgggggGCAACCTCCCCGTGCAGGCAGGTCGCACCGAAAACAGGAAACAGGGTGTCTCCAGGGTTCCTGAAACCATACCTCCACCCACCAAGCACAGCCTCAGGCAGCAGGAACCACTAACCCTGAACAGGGCCTCCAACTAACCCTGAACAGAGGCTCCCTGAAGGGCCCTCTTAATGGAAACCACTCCGGGTGTCACGTGACAGCGCCTGGCCCCTCTGCTAACCCTGGGGACACTCCACCAGCTGAGTGCTGCAGGGTTCCAGGGGAGGCTGAGGGTGGCCATaggtgctaagtcgctcagtcctatctgactctttgtgaccccatcaactgtagcctgccaggcacctctgtccatggggattctccaggcaagaatactggaatgggtaaggggatcttccagacgcagggatcgaacccagtctcccaaattgtgggcagattctttaacatctgagccactagagaagcccaagaatactggagtgggtagtctatcccttctccagggaatcttcccaacccaggaactgaaccagggtctcctgtatcgcaggcggattctttaccagctgagccaccacgggCAAGGAAGACAGAGGCTGGCCACTTCCATATCGCCCAAGCTGGGGTGTTTGGGGAGGAGAGTCTGggtcccaccccacctcccctatGAGTCACCAGATCCCCGCGCCCGAGGATGACATGGCCACACGGCTTTGGGAAATACTTTTAAGAGAAGAATTTGTAAAATTAAAGAGTGGGGCCCCAAGGCTCGGGGTGCAGGATTTGGGGTGCAGTGTGGTCCCAGGCGGCCCCTCTATGTGCAGGCACAGCCTGGGGGCTGAGCTCTGACCCTCAGGGGACGTGGGGCAGGGCCCTGTGCATCTTGTGGTGCTCTGGCTGGGTGGGGGCAGAGCGGTCACCACTTGATGAAGACCATGCCAGCCAGCACAGTGTAGCCCAGCACCAGGAAGAGGACCTTGAGCAGCCGGTCGCTCTTCTCCTCCAGCTCCTTGGCCAGGATCTCAAAGAAGGTGACGAAGAGGAAGGTGCCACCTGCCAGGCCCTGAAGCAGCACAGAGGCCACGCTGCTGGGCACGCCCTGGGCGCTCTCAATGCCCAGGCCAAGGCTGATGCCCAGTGGGATCATGGCACTCACGGTGACGGCCAGCTTGGCTGCGTCTCTCAGGGCCATGGCACTCCTGGCCATGCTGATGCCCAGGGCCACAGCCACCAGCATCTCGTGGACGGCCACTCCCACAAACAGGCTCACCaccttctccccttcctcctgcagGCCCAGGGCCAGGCCCTCGAAGACTGAGTGGGCCGACAAAGCAAAGACCAGGCTGAGGAGCCGCAGCGGGCTGGAGCGTGACAGCTCCTGAACACTCAGGCCGTGGCTGTGCCCGTGTGGCTCCGCGTAGAGCGCGTGGCCCCGTGGGCCGCCCATGAAGGGGCTCTCGTACTCCGAGTCGCTGCCAGCATCCGAGCTGGCATTGAATGTCTCCAGGTCAATGAAGGCCGGCCTCTCCTTGCGGAAGGTCAGCACCAGCTGCTCCAAGAAGACAGTCATGAAGAAGCCCAACAGCATGATGGTCTCGGCCAGCGGGTAGTCGGTGCTGATGTGCGCGAGAGTCAGGACTTCCTGGAGCTGGAGCGGAGGATGCCAGGGGAAAGGATGGGAGAGGTTCAGAGGCCAGAGGCCATGACCCCACTGCCCACACAACAGGTTCATCAGATATGACCATTCAATTAACAGAAATACCCACTTCATACAGGTTTTAAAAGCGTGAGAGGACAGTGACTCATCCTTgatggattgaaaaaaaaatctattagaaAGGGATTAGGGCTCATGCCACTTCCACTGTGTTGACCAACTTGTAAATGGTGTAGAGACTTCCccgatggcctggtggttaaaaatctgcctgccaatgcagggggacacaggttcgattcctgatccaggaagatcccacatgccttaaggcaactaagcccctgggccacaactactgaagctgtgctctgcaacaagagaaaccaccgcagtaAGAAGCCCAGaagacctaacacagccaaaaatgagtaaataaataaataatagttttttaaaaaaagagtccatgcttccacagcagggggcaCGAATTCCTGCTGGAGAAACTAAGATTCCGAATGCTGctcggtgtggccaaaaaaataaaaaataaaagcaaccatTTGATACTCTCTAAGATACCCTTCCTTTCTGTACTCCTCCAGCCTTCCATAGGTAGCTtctaaaacaaacagacaaatattttaaaaaataaaagagtagtGTGCTAAAGATATGTCCACCAGGAACTTCAGAAAGTAACCTCATTTGGAAGAAGGGTCTTTGCAGACATAACTGAGGTGCAACAGGCTGAGCTGTGTCCTTGACAAACAGAAACTTTTATATGAAAGTCTCCCTACCCCTAGTgcctcaagtgtgtgtgtgtgagtcctaagttgtgtccaactctttctaatcccatggactgtagcccaccaggctcctctgtccatgggatttcccaggcaagaatactggagtgggttgccattctcttctccgggggaccttcctgacccaggacttgaacccagatctcccgcattgcaggtagactcttaagCCTGGTGCCTCAAAACCAACCCTATTTGGAGAAAAGGTCTTTAAATAGGAGATTCAGTTAACAGAAGGCTGTCGGGGCAGCCCTAAGCCACTATGTGGTGTCCTAACAGGAAGAAGAGCCATCCTGTGAAGAGGCTGCAAGAGATGGCTGTCTgcaaggcagggagggaggccacAGGAGGCCccgccctgccagcaccttgatctcagacttgtGGCCTCCAGCCCTAGGAGAGAGTAAGTGTCTGTTGTTCAAGCCCCTCATATCTGATCTTCTGTCATGGTCACTCCAGGAAACTCATTCATAAgataaggatcttgagatgacaTCCTCCCGGATAAGGATGGGGCCCGAATCCAATGACAGGTGTCCttctgagagagaaaaggagagacacacagggagaggccatgtgatgatggaggcagagattgggtGATGCTCGCACAGGGCCAGGGACACCAGGGACTCCAGACGATTCCCACAAGCCAGGAGGGACACAGGATACACTCATTCTCATGGCCTCAGAAGGACCCAGACCACTGAccccttggtcttggacttctggcctccagatcaTGATGTCAGTCGGGCCTTCTGGCCCGGATGCCTCCAGAGGTTTGCTTCCACATGACTCAGAGGCTGTTTCTGGGGCCCCTGTCACTCTACCCTCCTGGGTGAAGGTGCTGAGAACCAATAGGAGGCTTGCCAGCACATCTGGCTGTCCTCACCAGACCCCTTGAGCCAGTACCATCCAACAGAACCTTCCAGATGATGGAAGTGTTCTCTGTCTATGCTGTCTGACATGGAACCCACCAGCCACGCATGGCCCTTGAGGACCTGAAATGTGACTGGTGCAACTGAGGACTGGCCTGTTGAATTGTGTTCAATTTCAATTCACTGAAACCTGACCAGCTGGAATGGTCAGTGACGGCCACACTGGACCATGAAGCGGGAGCTCTGGTGGGGGCTGGAGGGTGGCCAGGAGGAGGGGCCTGGCCCACTGAGGTGTTGGGGAGTCCCGGGCAGGGGTGCGGCACAGGAGTGGTTCTGGGAGGACTGTGAGAGGGCCCTGTGCGctgaaggggaaaggggaggggcaaGGCCATTGCAGTAGTCCAGGCTGGTGGTGACACTGTCAGAACGCGGGAAGGGGGTGCAGAGTACACCAGAGAGGACTCAGATCTCATCCTCACTGATGCCAAGTGCACAAGTTTCCCATGCTCCGTAATGGAGGAACATAAGCTTAGAAGTGCAAAACACTGCCCAGCCCTCAGTGTCAGCAGTCCAGGCACAGGATGGGGCTTGTAGATAAAGCAAAAGGCACAGTGAGGAAGCCCATGTGGCCAGGGACTGTGGGTGGCTCTCAGCCAAGAGCTTGGGAGAAACTGTGCCCCAGTTCGACAATCAGGAAGGAATTGAACTATGTCTCACAACCACGTGAGCTCAGATGCCAACGTGTCACCAGCTGAACCTTGGGATGAGACCACAGCCCAGCAAATACCTCTACTGCTGCCTCAAGAAAGCCAGCAGCCAAGTGTTAACCAGACTCCTGACACACAGAAACTGTGGTCTTAAAATACGTGCTGTTTTAAGATGCTAAGTTTGtaataatttgttatgcagcaaacaTCTGACTGATACAGGAGTTGAAGAGAGGCCACAATCGTCAGCTTCAGGACAAAGCGCACATGCCTGGTGCAAGTGGTCTGGTCAAGTAACAACTGATGAGCCTACCATCTGGGAACCCTAGGTCTTGTTCAAACCCCTTGTTTACCAGGTAAGACCCAGAAAGGAAAAGCAACCAGCTCATGGTCACACAGCAAGTTCACTTTCTACTTCCCCTCACACTTATAGTGTCAAGGTCCCTAAGCTTGGTATCAGGGTTGAAAAGcaccagagatgggggaggggcaagataaaggtaggagattaagaggtataaactattatgtataaaataaggacTTCCCAAATGGTCCAATGGTTgaaactctgagctcccaatgcagaggacctgggtttgatccctgataggggaactagatcccacatgttacaaCCAAGAGTCCAaattgccacaactaagagtctgcaATTAAAGATTCCACACAATACAAAGAAGATTGTGCATGTAAcagtgaagatcccatgtgccacaactaagacctggt encodes:
- the SLC39A3 gene encoding zinc transporter ZIP3 isoform X1, which translates into the protein MVKLLVAKILCMVGMFFFMLLGSLLPVKIIEMDFEKAHRSKKILSLCNTFGGGVFLATCFNALLPAVREKLQEVLTLAHISTDYPLAETIMLLGFFMTVFLEQLVLTFRKERPAFIDLETFNASSDAGSDSEYESPFMGGPRGHALYAEPHGHSHGLSVQELSRSSPLRLLSLVFALSAHSVFEGLALGLQEEGEKVVSLFVGVAVHEMLVAVALGISMARSAMALRDAAKLAVTVSAMIPLGISLGLGIESAQGVPSSVASVLLQGLAGGTFLFVTFFEILAKELEEKSDRLLKVLFLVLGYTVLAGMVFIKW
- the SLC39A3 gene encoding zinc transporter ZIP3 (The RefSeq protein has 1 substitution compared to this genomic sequence) — translated: MVKLLVAKILCMVGMFFFMLLGSLLPVKIIEMDFEKAHRSEKILSLCNTFGGGVFLATCFNALLPAVREKLQEVLTLAHISTDYPLAETIMLLGFFMTVFLEQLVLTFRKERPAFIDLETFNASSDAGSDSEYESPFMGGPRGHALYAEPHGHSHGLSVQELSRSSPLRLLSLVFALSAHSVFEGLALGLQEEGEKVVSLFVGVAVHEMLVAVALGISMARSAMALRDAAKLAVTVSAMIPLGISLGLGIESAQGVPSSVASVLLQGLAGGTFLFVTFFEILAKELEEKSDRLLKVLFLVLGYTVLAGMVFIKW